A portion of the Malania oleifera isolate guangnan ecotype guangnan chromosome 3, ASM2987363v1, whole genome shotgun sequence genome contains these proteins:
- the LOC131150803 gene encoding copper transporter 5.1, whose translation MMHMTFYWGRKVTLLFDSWKTNSWTSYAFTLLACLVLAAFYQFLEDRRIKFKLLAAGRPPAQSPIEAPLLQRKIAGWGPAKFAGAFLFGINSAIGYLLMLAVMSFNGGVFIAVVAGLAIGYLLYRSGGDDVLVVDNTCGCA comes from the coding sequence aTGATGCACATGACCTTTTACTGGGGTAGGAAGGTGACCCTCCTGTTCGATTCATGGAAGACGAATTCCTGGACCAGCTACGCCTTCACCTTGCTCGCCTGCCTCGTGCTCGCTGCCTTCTACCAGTTCTTGGAAGATCGCCGCATCAAATTCAAGCTCCTCGCCGCCGGCCGCCCCCCCGCCCAGTCTCCGATCGAAGCCCCCCTTCTCCAAAGGAAGATCGCCGGCTGGGGTCCCGCGAAGTTCGCCGGCGCCTTCCTCTTCGGGATCAACTCCGCGATCGGGTACCTTCTCATGCTCGCTGTCATGTCCTTCAACGGAGGCGTGTTCATAGCCGTCGTCGCGGGGCTTGCTATCGGCTACTTGCTCTACAGAAGCGGCGGCGACGATGTGCTGGTAGTTGATAACACATGCGGTTGCGCTTGA